A single region of the Armatimonadota bacterium genome encodes:
- the serS gene encoding serine--tRNA ligase → MLDAKFIRSNPDKVRDGIQKKMMDVSVLDEFLEVDALWRGRLAEVEQLKALRNSVSEEISRMKRAGQDASAEIARMREVSDRIKELDAEVRELEDRLQKALLMIPNIPHESVPIGEDEKDNVIVREWGKPREFDFQPLPHWELAARLGLVDFERGSKITGSGFILYMGLGARLERALINFMADLHTSKHGYTEVFPPFLANRSAMIGTGQIPKMEFDMYRLPDDDLFLIPTAEVPITNIYREEILDGRELPIYLTGYSACFRREAGAAGKDTRGLLRVHEFNKVELVKFVLPETSYDELEKLTADAEEVLQALEIPYRVRLLCTGDMSFASAKTYDIEGWAPGVEQWLEISSCSNFEDFQARRMNLRFRREPNAKPEFVHTLNGSGVALPRTFVAILENYQQADGSVVIPEVLRPYMGGVEIIKPQ, encoded by the coding sequence ATGCTTGATGCGAAGTTTATTCGATCGAATCCTGATAAGGTAAGAGACGGCATTCAAAAGAAAATGATGGACGTCTCGGTTCTAGACGAGTTTTTAGAGGTAGACGCACTTTGGCGCGGCAGGCTTGCGGAAGTCGAGCAACTCAAGGCGCTTCGGAATAGCGTTTCCGAAGAAATAAGCAGGATGAAGCGAGCTGGCCAAGACGCCTCAGCCGAAATTGCTCGCATGCGTGAGGTTTCCGATCGAATTAAGGAGCTAGATGCGGAGGTGCGGGAATTAGAGGACCGCCTCCAAAAAGCCCTTCTTATGATTCCAAACATACCCCATGAAAGTGTGCCAATCGGCGAAGATGAAAAGGACAATGTAATCGTTAGAGAGTGGGGGAAGCCACGTGAGTTTGACTTTCAGCCACTTCCGCATTGGGAGCTTGCTGCGAGATTGGGATTGGTTGACTTCGAGCGCGGTTCAAAAATCACCGGAAGCGGATTTATTCTATACATGGGGTTAGGTGCGCGTCTTGAGCGAGCGCTTATTAACTTCATGGCAGATCTTCATACTAGCAAGCATGGATACACAGAAGTCTTCCCACCTTTTTTGGCAAACCGGTCTGCAATGATTGGAACAGGGCAAATTCCTAAAATGGAATTTGACATGTACCGACTTCCCGATGACGATTTGTTCCTTATTCCTACTGCCGAGGTTCCGATTACAAATATTTATCGCGAAGAGATACTAGATGGAAGAGAGCTACCTATCTATCTTACGGGTTACAGCGCTTGTTTCCGCCGAGAAGCAGGCGCTGCAGGGAAGGACACGCGAGGCTTGCTACGGGTGCATGAATTTAACAAGGTAGAATTAGTAAAATTCGTGCTCCCGGAAACGTCTTACGATGAGCTGGAAAAGCTAACCGCGGATGCTGAGGAAGTTCTCCAAGCACTTGAGATTCCATACCGTGTTAGGCTCTTGTGTACAGGTGATATGAGCTTTGCTAGCGCAAAAACCTATGACATAGAAGGCTGGGCGCCGGGTGTTGAGCAGTGGTTGGAAATTTCATCGTGTAGTAATTTTGAAGACTTCCAAGCTAGGCGTATGAATTTACGCTTCCGACGCGAACCGAATGCCAAGCCCGAATTTGTCCATACCCTAAATGGTTCTGGTGTTGCATTGCCACGAACTTTTGTTGCAATTTTGGAGAATTATCAGCAGGCAGATGGTTCGGTTGTTATTCCAGAAGTGCTTCGGCCTTATATGGGTGGTGTGGAAATAATCAAGCCTCAATAG
- a CDS encoding phosphoenolpyruvate carboxykinase (GTP), with protein MGVRQTAEEWVEKMARLCEPDEVVWCDGSVEEKERLTREALSTGELIELNQEKLPGCVYHRTATNDVARTEHLTFICTEREEDAGPTNNWMSPKDAYTRLGALFKGSMRGRTMYVVPFLMGVPGSPFSKIGIELTDSIYVVLNMRIMTRMGNLVLDELESIGDFTRCLHSKHELDIERRFICHFPEDNTIWSVGSGYGGNVLLGKKCLSLRIASYLGRKEGWLAEHMLILGVESPDGEVTYIAGAFPSACGKTNLAMLVPPKEFSGYKVWTVGDDIAWMRIGPDGRLWAVNPEAGFFGVAPGTNSKSNPNAMRTIASNTIYTNVLIRPDGTVWWEGHDDPPPEHGIDWQGQPWTPACGEKGAHPNARFTAPASQCPCISPHWEDPKGVPISAIIFGARRARLAPLIYQAFNWQHGTYVGATLASETTAAALGQQGIVRRDPMAMLPFCGYNMADYFAHWLEMGKRLKDPPKIFRVNWFRQGEDGKFLWPGFGDNIRVLKWIVDRCKGKGDAIETPIGYMPTKNAIDLTGIEDKVSEKTMEELLYIDKDAWYDELDSQTAWFQQFGYSLPLGIWEEHEALADRLTK; from the coding sequence ATGGGAGTACGGCAAACAGCTGAAGAGTGGGTAGAGAAAATGGCAAGGCTGTGCGAACCAGACGAAGTCGTCTGGTGCGACGGCTCTGTCGAAGAAAAGGAACGCCTGACACGCGAAGCATTAAGCACTGGTGAGCTAATAGAGCTAAATCAAGAAAAGTTGCCTGGTTGCGTCTACCACCGGACGGCAACAAATGATGTCGCACGTACTGAGCATCTGACCTTCATCTGTACCGAAAGAGAAGAGGACGCTGGCCCAACGAACAATTGGATGTCACCTAAGGACGCCTATACTCGCCTGGGTGCTCTTTTCAAGGGTTCGATGAGGGGCAGAACGATGTACGTCGTTCCATTTCTTATGGGCGTTCCAGGTTCTCCATTTTCAAAAATTGGAATTGAGCTGACGGATAGCATTTATGTTGTGCTAAACATGCGTATTATGACCCGCATGGGGAATCTGGTTCTCGACGAACTAGAGTCAATTGGCGACTTTACCCGATGTTTGCATTCGAAACACGAGCTAGATATTGAGAGGCGGTTCATTTGCCATTTCCCCGAGGATAATACAATATGGAGCGTTGGTTCGGGTTATGGCGGAAATGTTCTCTTGGGGAAGAAATGCCTCTCACTTAGAATAGCAAGCTATTTGGGACGGAAAGAAGGTTGGTTGGCTGAGCACATGCTGATTTTGGGGGTTGAGAGCCCTGACGGTGAGGTTACGTACATTGCCGGAGCTTTTCCCAGCGCATGCGGAAAGACAAACCTTGCAATGCTAGTGCCCCCAAAAGAATTCAGCGGATATAAAGTTTGGACCGTAGGCGATGACATCGCTTGGATGCGCATAGGTCCCGATGGTAGGCTTTGGGCGGTAAATCCAGAAGCAGGATTTTTTGGCGTTGCGCCAGGGACAAACAGCAAAAGCAATCCCAACGCGATGCGAACTATAGCAAGTAATACAATTTACACAAATGTGCTCATCAGGCCAGATGGCACTGTTTGGTGGGAAGGTCATGATGATCCTCCACCTGAACATGGTATAGATTGGCAAGGTCAGCCGTGGACGCCAGCATGCGGCGAAAAAGGAGCACATCCTAATGCTCGTTTTACGGCACCAGCATCTCAGTGCCCGTGCATTTCGCCACATTGGGAGGATCCTAAGGGAGTACCAATTTCAGCGATTATTTTTGGCGCAAGGCGTGCAAGATTAGCTCCTTTAATTTACCAAGCATTCAACTGGCAGCATGGCACTTATGTTGGTGCAACTTTGGCATCTGAGACAACAGCTGCTGCATTGGGTCAGCAGGGGATAGTTCGCCGCGACCCCATGGCTATGTTGCCGTTCTGTGGTTATAACATGGCAGATTATTTTGCACACTGGCTTGAGATGGGCAAACGACTTAAAGACCCGCCAAAAATATTCCGGGTAAACTGGTTCCGCCAAGGTGAGGATGGAAAATTCCTCTGGCCAGGTTTTGGTGATAATATTCGCGTTCTTAAATGGATTGTGGACCGATGCAAGGGCAAAGGAGATGCTATTGAGACGCCCATTGGTTATATGCCAACCAAAAATGCAATAGACTTGACAGGCATAGAGGATAAGGTATCTGAGAAGACGATGGAGGAATTGTTATATATTGATAAAGATGCGTGGTATGATGAGTTAGATAGCCAAACTGCCTGGTTCCAACAATTCGGCTACTCACTTCCACTTGGTATATGGGAGGAACACGAAGCTCTTGCCGACCGTTTGACAAAGTAA
- a CDS encoding DUF4838 domain-containing protein gives MQFGYAFALAVLLAFMVVQGHADGIKLAENGRSEYTIVLSMNASPSEKHAARELSNFLHQITGAQFPLVTESGWCPKRMIVLGDGNTAKSLGVSIDIEDLGDEGFTIKTAGPHLVIVGGRLRGTMYGVYAFLEEVLGCRWYTPSVSYIPKKPTVILGPLDIVQKPDFEYREPYYTGAFDAGWAARNRVNGNGTKLDKARGGKVEYHYFVHTFAALVPLEKYWQDHPEYYSMIDGKRTNDHTQLCMSNPDVVKIATETVLRWIEERPSAKIYSVSQNDWYNNCQCEKCRAIDEEEGAPSGLLLRFVNAIAEEVEKKYPDKLIDTLAYQWTEKPPKITKPRKNVRVRICPISNCQHHPYEKCEAPGYMRLAR, from the coding sequence ATGCAATTTGGGTATGCTTTTGCTTTAGCGGTTTTGCTTGCATTTATGGTAGTTCAGGGGCACGCGGATGGCATTAAACTCGCTGAGAATGGCCGAAGCGAATACACAATCGTTTTATCAATGAATGCTTCGCCTTCGGAAAAACATGCGGCAAGAGAGTTATCAAACTTTTTGCATCAGATAACCGGAGCCCAATTCCCTTTAGTAACAGAAAGTGGATGGTGCCCAAAACGAATGATAGTCTTGGGCGATGGGAATACTGCTAAATCTTTAGGTGTTTCAATCGATATTGAAGACCTCGGAGATGAGGGTTTTACAATTAAGACTGCAGGGCCCCATTTGGTGATTGTCGGTGGGCGGCTTAGAGGAACAATGTATGGTGTATATGCGTTCCTAGAGGAGGTTCTTGGATGCAGATGGTATACACCCAGCGTTAGCTATATACCAAAAAAGCCAACGGTAATTCTTGGGCCGCTTGATATAGTCCAGAAACCAGATTTCGAGTATCGTGAACCCTATTACACAGGGGCTTTCGACGCGGGTTGGGCTGCGCGTAACCGAGTTAACGGGAATGGAACGAAGCTGGACAAGGCAAGAGGCGGAAAGGTAGAATATCATTACTTTGTTCATACCTTTGCTGCTCTTGTTCCCCTTGAAAAATATTGGCAAGACCATCCTGAATATTACTCAATGATTGATGGCAAGCGAACCAACGATCATACTCAGCTTTGTATGAGTAACCCTGACGTTGTGAAAATAGCCACAGAGACCGTGCTTAGGTGGATCGAAGAGCGGCCAAGTGCGAAAATATATTCTGTTTCTCAGAATGATTGGTATAACAATTGTCAGTGTGAGAAATGTAGGGCTATTGATGAAGAAGAAGGCGCTCCCTCGGGTTTGCTGCTTCGTTTTGTAAACGCTATTGCCGAAGAGGTTGAAAAGAAGTATCCAGACAAATTAATAGACACGCTTGCATATCAATGGACGGAGAAGCCTCCAAAAATTACTAAACCTCGCAAAAATGTTCGAGTGCGTATTTGTCCCATTTCAAACTGTCAGCATCATCCATATGAAAAATGCGAAGCGCCGGGTTATATGCGTTTGGCGCGGA
- a CDS encoding sulfurtransferase-like selenium metabolism protein YedF: MNSEVILIRQAGLGHGDPQLGSILLINFLEILSERPQLPRYIVLLNEGVTLAQEGSNAIEQLMKIQGRGVEIIACQTSVEYFALEDKICVGEIGNMQRIQDILLSHQVLTI; encoded by the coding sequence ATGAACAGCGAAGTCATCCTGATACGACAAGCAGGATTGGGGCATGGAGACCCACAATTAGGAAGTATACTTCTTATCAATTTCTTAGAGATCTTAAGCGAACGCCCCCAGTTGCCCCGCTATATTGTTCTATTAAACGAAGGCGTTACTTTGGCACAAGAAGGGTCGAACGCAATCGAACAATTAATGAAGATTCAAGGACGTGGTGTAGAAATAATAGCATGTCAAACAAGTGTTGAATATTTTGCTCTTGAAGATAAAATATGCGTTGGTGAGATTGGAAATATGCAGCGAATACAAGACATACTTCTTTCTCACCAAGTGCTCACTATATAA
- a CDS encoding phosphomannomutase/phosphoglucomutase, whose translation MKQIDPSIFKAYDIRGIYPDQFNEDVAYRIARAAAQKLKPKLTVVGHDMRVHSPSLVGSVTQGLLDQGSDVIHIGLTSTPMYYYSVNVLEADAGMMITASHNPEEYNGFKMTGPKAIPSIAFVSNQELYRIANEGKFETPERKGQFRGSVSTLDGYVQAVLDASGVTDFGGLKIVVDASNGMDGMILPKLFEGKNCTVYPLYWELDGRFPHHEANPLKEETLTDLKKKVLEVGADFGVMFDGDGDRVGFVDEKAQTISGDLITALIAREMLKEKPGAIIIYDVRSSWAVREEIEKAGGVPMMYKVGHGLIKAKMREVGAYFGGELSSHYYFSNFYVTDNGDLAMLNIIKLLVHEQKPLSELVAPIKRYYHSPEINSEVKDVAAKLAELKEQYKDGRIIELDGLTVEFDDWWFNVRPSQTEPLLRLNVEAKTKEKMEEKVKELLEIIRK comes from the coding sequence ATGAAGCAGATTGATCCGAGTATCTTTAAAGCTTACGACATTCGCGGGATATATCCGGACCAGTTCAACGAGGATGTTGCATACCGAATTGCCCGCGCGGCCGCTCAAAAGTTGAAACCAAAGCTAACGGTTGTAGGACATGATATGCGAGTTCATAGTCCATCCCTCGTTGGCTCAGTTACCCAAGGATTGCTTGACCAGGGGAGCGATGTAATTCACATTGGCTTAACAAGCACACCCATGTATTACTACTCCGTAAATGTTTTGGAAGCTGATGCTGGAATGATGATAACAGCTTCCCACAATCCGGAGGAATACAACGGTTTTAAGATGACTGGCCCAAAAGCAATCCCTAGCATAGCGTTTGTAAGCAATCAAGAACTTTATAGAATTGCAAACGAGGGAAAATTTGAAACTCCTGAACGTAAAGGTCAATTTCGCGGCAGTGTTTCTACTTTGGATGGCTACGTTCAAGCCGTCCTTGACGCCAGTGGTGTTACTGATTTCGGCGGTCTCAAAATTGTCGTTGATGCAAGCAATGGCATGGACGGAATGATTCTGCCAAAGCTTTTTGAAGGAAAAAACTGCACTGTCTATCCACTTTACTGGGAGCTTGACGGTCGGTTCCCCCATCACGAAGCGAATCCATTAAAAGAAGAAACGCTAACAGATTTAAAGAAAAAGGTGTTGGAAGTAGGGGCGGACTTTGGCGTAATGTTTGATGGCGATGGAGACCGAGTAGGCTTTGTGGACGAAAAGGCACAGACTATATCTGGAGATTTAATCACAGCTCTAATTGCTCGTGAAATGCTAAAAGAAAAACCTGGCGCAATTATAATCTATGATGTACGCAGTAGCTGGGCTGTCAGGGAGGAAATTGAGAAAGCTGGCGGAGTCCCAATGATGTACAAAGTGGGGCATGGCCTTATCAAAGCAAAGATGCGAGAGGTTGGTGCGTACTTTGGTGGGGAGCTGTCCAGCCACTACTACTTCTCAAACTTCTACGTAACCGATAACGGCGACCTAGCCATGTTGAATATAATAAAACTCCTTGTTCACGAACAAAAACCACTTTCTGAGCTTGTTGCTCCAATAAAACGTTATTATCACAGCCCGGAGATAAACTCCGAAGTCAAAGATGTAGCCGCCAAACTTGCTGAGCTTAAAGAGCAGTATAAAGATGGGCGCATTATTGAACTTGATGGCCTTACTGTTGAGTTTGATGATTGGTGGTTCAATGTGCGCCCGAGTCAGACAGAACCTCTCCTGCGCTTAAATGTTGAGGCAAAAACAAAGGAGAAAATGGAAGAAAAGGTCAAAGAATTGCTTGAAATAATTAGAAAGTAG